The following DNA comes from Rhodohalobacter mucosus.
AATCAGAAAACCCGGAGCCACACCAAAAGAGACGACATCACTGATGGAGTCGAGCTCTACGCCAAAATCGCTGGTGGCATTGGCCAAGCGGGCCATGAAACCGTCGAGTGCATCAAAAAGGCCAGCCAGCACAATAAGCCATGCTCCCAAAAACAGCTTGCCTTCCGCTACCATCAGAATAGAGAGAAATCCTGAAAACAGATTCATCAGAGTGAAAAAACTGGGTACTACAATTCGTGGGATAGGCTTTAGTTTCGGTCTCTTTTTGAGACTTTTTCTAAATTGTTTTTTCTGAATCGGGTATTTCATGATTCAACAAGTTCCCCAATAACAGACTCGCCTGCAACTGTTCTGTCCCCTTTTTTTACGCGAATCTTAACGTTTTCAGGCAGAAGCAGATCCATCCGTGAACCAAATTTCATGATACCGAACCGATCTCCCGCTTTAATTTCATCACCTTCGCCGATATGATACACGATTCGTCTGGCAAGAAAACCTGTAATTTGCTTAAACATCATTTTCATCCCTGAAGGGTGCATTACACCAAAGTGAGCCCTCTCGTTTAGTTCGGATGCATGATCTTCCCATGCCATGAGGTACTTACCGGGATAGTACTTTACATACTCCAGCTTTCCGGTAATGGGTACCCGGTTAACATGAACGTCAAGCGGAGACAAGAAGATGCTGACCTGAGTCACTTTCCTGCCTATATATTCGTTTTCCTCCACTTCCTGAATCAGAACCACCCTGCCGTCGGCCGGTGATAGAATAAGGTTGTCATCTTCGGGCGAAACCCGATCAGGATCCCTGAAAAAAAAGATGACCAGGCCACATAAAACAACCAATAGCGGATATACGGATAACTGTAGCCACTGCGGTCCGTAGGATACTGCCACGCCGGCAACGGCAGAAACAAGGAAAACTATTATAATGGTGGAAAACCCTTCTTTGGCAAGCATCACTTATCCACCGAACGTTCGAAGTATATCATTAAACGTGATGAGTATGAATAATCCAATAAGAAATACAAAACCTATCTGCTGAAGTGCCATTCGTACTTTCGGGGATGGTTCTCTTCTGGTAATACCCTCATAAACCAAAAACATGAAATGGCCTCCGTCGAGTGCGGGTATGGGAAGCATATTCATGATAGCCAGTGTAATACTTAAGAAAGCAGTGATATTCCAAAATCCAAGCCATCCGCCCCGGTCTGTTGCTTCTCGGGTAAAATTGGCAATTGCAACGGGCCCGCCTACGTTGTCGCGAACTGATATATCGCCTGAAAACATCCTTCCAAGCCCCTGGATAATTCCGACAAACGTAGCATTCGACCTGTTTACGCCCCTTTGCACGGATTCGGCTAAGTTGTAGTTCAGACGTTCTACCGTAAATGCCTCTTCAGCTGAAGTTTGTGCAATACCGATCATGTTGGTTTCAGGATCGGGTGTAACGGTTGTGCTGAACAGTTCCCCATTTCGCTCAACCTGAATATCTAGAGACCCTTCTGCGCTTTGTATCTTTTCAACAAGCTGCTGCCAGTAATCAACGGGTTCGCCGTTAACCGCACGTACAATATCACCTTCCTCAAGCCCGGCCTCCTCCGCAGGGCTGTCTTCAAGTACCCTTGAAAATCGACTCGGCAGAAAACTGAGTTGATTGATAAAGCCTTCCTGTCCAACAAGGTCCAGAAAATTAGCTGGCGTTTCCAGGGTTAATAATTCACCGTTGCGTTCAACCATAAAGGTTAATTCACGTCCGGTGATTTCTGAAGGGTCCAGAATATCCTGAAAATATTTTGCTCTTTCGCCATTTACGCCTACAAGCCTGTCGCCGGTCTGCAAGCCGATCTGGTCCGCAACAGACCCTTCGGCAACATATATACCCTTAATCGAATCAACCGGTATCACTGTTTCGCCATAGGTAAATGCGATGGAGGAAAAAATGACTACCGCCAGTAAAAAATTGAAAATGACGCCTGCCGTAATAACAATGATGCGCTGCCAAACTGGTTTTGCCCTGAATTCATCCGGTTTAACTTCCTCGTCAACAAAATCGGTGTCCATCGACTCGTCAATCATGCCGGCAATCTGGACATATCCTCCAAGCGGAGTAGCGCCGACTACATATTCTGTCTCTCCTTTTTTAAAACCGAAGATTTTTGGAGGAAAACCAATAGAAAACTTATTGACCCTCATTCCAAACACTTTGGCTGCAATGAAATGCCCTAATTCATGAACCGTCACCAATATAAAAATGGCTGCGATAAAAATGAGAACCGTGTTGGCAAAACTTAAAATCCATTCCATAAATTACTTCAACAGTGAATTCGAAAATACTCGTGTTTCTTTATCAATGTACTGTAACGAGTCAGGACTCAATTCGTTGTCTGCAGAAATTTCTTCCAGCGACTTTTCTATGATTTGATGGATATCAATATAACGAATTTCGCCGTTCAAAAATCGTTCAACGGCAATCTCATTCGCAGCGTTCAGGATCGCAGGCTTGGCTCCCCCCTCCTTTAGTGCAGAAACAGCCAGGTCGAGACATGGAAAGAGATCCCTGTTAACAGGTTCAAAATCCATTCGAAATGACGATGTATAGTCAAGTGTTTGGTTGGGATAGGGTTCCCTTGACGGGTACGTTAATGAATAGAGAATGGGTACTTTCATGTCTGGGGGACCCAGCTGCGCCTTGGATGAACCGTCTACAAATTCCACAATCGAATGTATAATGCTTTGTGGATGGATAACCGGCTCAATTGCTTCGGCCGGCAGGTCAAACAGCCATTTTGCCTCGATAATTTCAAGACCCTTATTCATCATGGTTGCAGAGTCAATGGTGATTTTGTTCCCCATCGACCAATTGGGATGGTTCAGGGCATCCTCTACGGTTACTTTTTCAAGTTCTTCTTTTGTGCAGGTTCGAAAAGGCCCGCCGCTCGCCGTAATAATGATCTTTTTAATACTTTCCTTTTCTTCACCGATCAGTGACTGCAGCATTGCTGAATGTTCCGAATCTACGGGTATCAGGTTTCCATTGAGAAATCCCGGAAGTTTTGAGAGCAGTTCTCCTCCCACAACAAGCGACTCCTTATTGGCCAGTGCTACTTTTTTGTTCAGCCGAATAGCGTGATAGGTGCTCATAAAACCTGCAAACCCAACCAGGCTGTTTAGAAGCAGGTCGTATGTAGACTCAATGGCGGCATGGATCAGGGCTTCTTGCCCAAAATGAAGCTGTGAAGGCTTGTACGTAAGCAACGATTGAAACTGTTTTGAAACAGATTCATCACAAAGAACAATCATATCCGGTTGAAAACGATTGGCCTGTTCCGCGAGAAGCCGGTAATTGCTGTTTGCGGTAAGAAGCGACACAGTGAAGAGCTCAGGTTTATCAGAAATGATATCAAGTGCCTGAGTGCCTATTGAGCCGGTTGAACCTAGTATCGCAATGTTTTGATGTTTCACTGAATCAGTAATTTTTGAATCTTTATATGCCTATAAGATAGAAAAATGATTACGAGAAATAAGGAGCCGTAATATCCCGTGCTACCCGGTACATGATGCTGTGAGCTTCAACGGTTTTTCGAAGTGTGGGTGCATAGCCTCCCGACAGCAGAAGTACGACGGGAATATCTTTTTGGACAACAGTCTCAATGACCAGTCGTTCACGTTCTTCCAGCCCTTTCAGGGATAGAGACAGCCTGCCAAAATGATCCGTTTCAAGAGGGTCAATGCCACCCAGATAAAACACAAGATCGGGTTTAAATGAATTAAAAATTTGATCGAGTGAATCACCCAAATGCCGGATATAGGCTTTGTCGCCGGTTTTGTCGGGAAGTGCCACATCGAGCGTAGACGGCGGTTTTACAAAAGGGTAGTTTTTTTCGCCGTGGATGGAAAATGTAAACACGTCCGCTTCTTCACGGAATATTTCTGCCGTACCGTTACCCTGATGCACATCACAATCGATAACCAGGACCCTTCGCACCCACTTTGATTGCCTCAGAACCCTGATCGCAATCGCCACATCATTAAAAACACAAAAACCTTCTCCATGTCCGGGCATTGCGTGGTGGGTTCCTCCCGCAAGATTGCCGGCAGCCCCATCCTGAAGTGCCATCAAAGCCGCATTGACCGTTCCCTGCACCGCAAGCCTGGAACGCACTGCAAGTTTTTTACTCCATGGAAGCCCCATTCTTCTCTCCTCCTTTCTGTTCAGAGTGCCGTTCCAGACCTTGTTGCTGTACTCCGGAGAGTGAACGGTACAGAGCGCGGCCATGTCTGCCATACAGGGCTCAATGAACTGTGAAGGCTTGAAGCCCTCATTTTGTGTGAGGTGGTCATAAAGCCCGGAAAATTTTTTCATGGGGAAAATATGTCCTTCCGGGAGCGGCGCAACATAACCTTTGCAATAGCTGATTTTCAAATCTGAACGGAAATTTCAGGTTAACTTTATCATTGCCAACATTCTTCCTGCCCTATCCCGTTCTCTGCGGTAAGAGTAATAACGTTTGCTTTCAAGCGTGCACTCGTCACTCGCCTGGATTCTGGACAAATCAACTCCTCCATCGTTCAGCTGGCTGATCAGAAATCCTTTAAGATCTACATGAGGTTTCGGATAGGTTCCCTTTACCACAAACTTTTCGGGAAACTGTTCTGCGACTTCCTCTCCCACCTCAAAATTCCGGCAAGAAATGCAGGGACTTATGTAAACGTAAAAAGAATCAGGATCTCCGCCCTCTCGGGTCATGGTCTCCATCCCCGCCGGTATAATTCCGCCTGCGGCACCTTTCCAGCCGGCATGAAACGCACCTATGATCCGGTTTACCGGGTCTGCAATAAGAATAGCTGCGCAGTCAGCAACCCTGATTCCAAGAGCCAAATCCTCATTTTTTGTAATTATGCCGTCTGTTCCATCTACCGTACCGGGTTCATTTACGACCTTGCACGATGAGCCGTGTACCTGGCTGGCCAGTACCATATGTGACGGTTCCCAATCAATTTCATGAAACAAATGCTCAAAATTGCGGTCAACCTCTTCCTTTTCGGCTTGTGTATTGTAACCCAGGTTTAAACCAGACACGGTTCCGTGAGTATTGACTAGGGTTCGGTTCGCTTCGGTGAAAAATGCCTCAATACCCGGCAGATCTTTAAAAATATCGGGATGGTATACCGTAATCATGTGTTCCCTAATTGATTCGTCAGCAAATCATAAATGAGATTGTACGGCAGATTTTTACCTGTCCAAAGATGAAAGGCTTCATCACCCTGTGAAATAAACATCTCCAAGCCGTTTATGACCACCGCACCTTGTGATTTTGCAAGCGATAAAAATCGTGTTTCCAGTGGATTATATACCAGATCGTAGCAAATTTTGCCCGAAAGTATTTCGCTATTCATTCTGTCAACCGGAGATGATTCCGTATTCGGCGTCATTCCCAGCGGTGTGGTGTTGATTATCAGTGCAGCGTCTTCTGCGTATGCTTCAGCCTGATCATAGCCGCAGTAGAGAAGTTTAATCTCTCCATCTAGATCGGGGTTAATCCGGCTTGAAAGCCCAGGATTTCTGGATACAAAGACCACTTCGTAAACCCCGATGCGTCGCAGTGCGGTAAAAACCGCCTTGGAAGCCCCTCCTGTTCCAAACACCACTGCCCTGCTTCCGTGCAGGTTGTCTTCATGGGCGTAAAGGGGTTTTAGAAAACCGTCAACATCCGTATTAAAACCTCTGAGCATGCTGCCGGATTTGACAATTGTATTCACTGCACCCGTTTCTTCTGCCGTCTGATCTGTTTCATCCAGAAAACCGGAAAACAATTCTTTAAACGGAATTGTAATATTGCACCCGAGGAACTGTTCCCTGTTCATCCATGCAATAAATCCCGTTATATCTTGCTGCTTCAGTTCCAGGGCATGATATTTTGCTTCTATACCATGATAATCAAGCCCGAACTGGTGCATTAACGGCGACAGAGAGTGGCTCACAGGGTTCCCGACAACAAGGTAATGAGGGATATGTTTCAGATCCGATTGTCTGAGTTCACTAAAAGTATAGACCATATGATGGAACAGCAGGATAAAAAAAATGCGATCCGGGATTATCGGAACGCATTTTCTTTGGGTCAGTTTAAAACGGCAGATCAGGCGACTTCACTTGCCACTTTTTCAGAACTGGATTCTTCATCCTTAAAGGTGTCAGATTCTGCCAGATCTTTAAATGTTTGAAGATCTTTCTTCAGCTGTACCGGAAGTTCTTCAATAAATGCTGCCAGATCCTCTTCTGCTTCACCGAAAAAGGTTCTGTAGTCGAGGGTAAAATCAACTCTTGTTCGCTTGCCGCTATCCAGCGGAGTGAAGCGAATTGTACCGGTTTGATTCAGGTTCCCATTAATCGTAATCCAGGCAAAACGGGTGTTTCTGAGATTATCGATAATATTGGTTGTCCACTGAAACTCCTCGCCGCCGATTGTGGTTGTATAATCGAAAGTTTGTGAGTTTACCTTTTCAACGTCATCAATACGTTCGAGAAATTTTGTGAAATGAACCGGATTACAAAGTAGTTCGTATACTTTGGCAAGAGGTAAGTCTACTTCAATTCTTTCGTGCGCCATAGGTGTGATAAACTTCGAAAATGAAAAGTTTTGATTCGGATTTGGATGATTGTGGGATTATGGGTAGAGCTAATCCACAATGCACTAAAATTACGCATATTTTGATTAAGCTTCAATCAATTTGAGAATTAACATTTTTAAAGAAACAATTTATACACCGTTAATTCAGTTTCTAACGGTTTGTGCATTTTTATTTTTTTTCCCGCTGTTCCCTGCGAGTCATTCATTTGCCCAGAATAGTCTGACGGGACTGTATCAAAATTACAATGCCTTGCAAACCACACCGGAATATGAAATTATTGCCGCACGGAATCGCTTCAGGCTCCAGTTAAACAGATCCATATCCGGTGGCTCGTTTCAGTCAGAAACAGATATTATCCACCGGTACGCTCAGCGTGCGGAAGCTGAGGTATTGATACGGGAGCTCTATTTTGAGCTCTACTTTGACAAATCAGACCTGAGAATCGGGAAACAGGTCATTAACTGGGGAAGGTCGAATGGTGCTTTTGTAACCGGAATACTCTCTCCCCTGGATCTGAGTGAATTTCTAACGCAGGATCCGTCAGATCTCATACTTGGAGTAACCTCACTGAACTATATACGATATTTTGGCTCCAACTCCCTGCAATTTGTTTTTGCCCCCGTATTTGAAAAAGACAGGTTTCCCTCGCCCGACTCCAGATGGTTTCCATTGCAAACAATCGATGCCCCCCTTCCGGTACGATACAGAACGTATGAATCAGAGAGACCGGCTACCGATATGCAGGCCGCACTGCGATATTCACTGAGAAGTCCCGACTCCGTTGACCTGGATCTGATGCTGTATTACTGGACGCATCCAATGCCTTCGTTCTCCTTAACTGTTGAGCTTTTTAACGATTTTCCGGAACCGCCCTCGGTTGATTTGTCAGAAACCTATCGCGTGTCGCCCATGGCAGGATACTCGCTGAACTGGCAGCTTGGCGATAACTTTTCATTGCTTTCTGAATCGCTCTTTGTAACCGATGCCCTTTTTACTTTTTTGCCGGTATCCGTAAACCGGCTTGAAGATGCTCTCGAGAGTACCACAGACGCACTGTTGGTTCTGCAGGAGTTTGAGTTAAGAAACGATGGATATCTTCTTACAAAGCCATGGCTGCAGTCGATGGCAGGCTTGCAGTCTGAAGTTGCCGGTACTACAATTAGTCTTCAGGGATATCTGGAAACAATTTTTAAATACGAAGACCGTATTCTTCCCCAGCAGTTCTTTCCCTATGCTACTCTTTTTATGAACAGATCTTTTCTGCGCGACAGGCTACAGGTGATAACAGGCGGACGCTATAACTTTTTCGGGAATGATTTCTGGGTTCAGCTCCAGGGTGTGTACGAGCTGGATGATGGATTGGAGCTCTCTGCCGGTGTGAACCTATTCGGAGGAAAAGAGATATCCCCATTCTACGGCCATTTTACATTTAACCAGTTCAGGGATAACAGTTTTCTGTTCTCAAAAATATCTCTCTATTTCTGATCATCATTGGAATGAGAACCGTCTCTGAAAGGTTCATCAGCCGTAAGCAAAAATTATTTATCAGTTTTGAAACAGTTCGGCGAATTTATACTGCGTAACCCCAGGATCGTACTGTATGGCATTGCCATATTGGCGCTGGCATCGATTTATCCTGCATCCAACATCCGAACAGATTTTAATCTGGAAGGATTTTATCCGGACGATGATGTCGTAATTGAGGATTACAGGCTTCTGGAGGAGGAATTTGGACGGGATGATAATACGATCATTATCGGCTTTCAATCCGATTCACTCTTTTCACATGCTGTTCTCTCCGATCTGAAAATGATTGGCGAAAGACTCGATTCACTTATGTATGTGAGTGAAACACTTTCTATCTGGAATGCAACGGATATTTCGAGTGACGGTATCAGTCTGGATTTTGAGCCCTACTTATCAGATTCGGCAGTTTCGGAAGGAGATCTGCAGCAAATTAAGGAGAGTATATCATCCGATCCGCTTTTAAAAGGTTTTATAGTCAATGAGTCGGGAACGGCAACATCGATCATTCTGAGAATAGACCAGGAACAGAATACCTATTCCAACAGAAATATCCTGATCAATTCAATTCAGGAGGTTCTGAACCCTTACCGGGACAGATACGAGTTTCATATTTCAGGTATTCCCTATTTCAGGAACCAGTACGTGAATATGCTCAATGGCGAGATTGTGATGTATATTGCAATCTCTTCCATTTTGATCATACTTCTGCTTTGGTATCTCTACAGAACGTTTTGGGGGGTTCTCTTTCCAATGATCATTGTATGGTCTACCCTTTTGATAACTGTGGCCCTGATACAGCTTACCGGTGGTTTTCTGGAGATCATGAGCAGCACAATTGCTCCCATCCTGCTTTGCGTAGGGGTAGCCGATGCAGTACATATGATATCAAAATATGACGATGCCAGAGAGTCGGGCAATACCAAAAGAGAATCCATTCTGGAAATGCTTAAAACCCTGGGCAGCGCTACATTTTTAACCAGTGTCACTACTGCAATCGGATTTGCAAGCCTGCTCAGCAGTACGGTTCAGCCCATGCAGCGCTTTGGTGCCTACACAGCTGCGGGCGTTCTTATAGCCTATCTGGTAACCATTTTCTTTTTGCCTGCCGTGCTCACAATGGGGCGTAAATCACGGGTTTTTGACGAAAAGTCGGGCTCTTTGTACCCGCTTCTAATACTGTGGCTTAATAAACTCACCGCGTTTAACCGCCTGCACTACGGAAAATTACTGGCCGGTGTACTCCTTCTTCTTCTGATTTTTGCTTCAGCTATCCGAAACATTGAGGTTAACGGGAAGGTGTTTGATGATGTGGGTGAAGATACCGAGCTGATGCAGGACAGCAGATTTTTTTCCGAAAACCTGTCACCGCAATTTCCTATGGAGCTTATAATAAACACCGGAGAAGCAAGCGGTGCTCTGACCTATGAAATGTATCGTAAAGCAGATTCACTGACTGAAAAACTGCTCAGCTATCCGGAAATACATAAGGTAACAGGGCTGAATACCCTTATTGGTGAAGTACATACTACCCTCAATCCGCAGAAAGGAGAATTAGGAACTATGCCCTCCCCCGACGACGCGATTGCACAGTATGCACTGTTGCTTGAAATCAACGGTGGAGATAACCTGTTTAATTTTGTCGATTTTGATTACCGTAAACTGAGATTGACCGCGCTTACTGAAGATGCCGGTTCAAAAAGGATCAATGAAATACGGAATGAGATATCCGCTTTTGCTTCAGATCTTTTTGATGAAGAGGAGCTCATTATCACGGGAACCACAATTCTGAGTGCAGATCTGACGGATAAAATTGTGTATTCACTCTCCTGGAGTATTCTTATCGCAATTCTTGTGATCACACTGATTATGGCGGGTCTATTCAAAAGTTTCAAGCTTGCCTTGATTGCTCTGATTCCGAACCTGATACCGTTGATCATGGTAGCCGGCGTTATGGGCTTTCTGGGAGTAGATATAAAACCATCAACTGCGGTCATATTTACCATTGCACTGGGCATAGCGGTAGATGACAGCATACACTATCTGGCGCGCTTCAGAATAGAATTTTCCAGGATCGGATCGGTTTTTCCCGCTCTTTCTGCAACCACCATACGAACCGGGCGGGCAATAGTGGTTACCAGCATGATATTGATTGCGGGTTTTGGGACACTTATCACAAGTGAATTCACATCCACTGCTATGATGGGCGTACTGGTAACGACAACCATTTTTTCCGCCCTGTTGGCTGATCTGTTTGTTCTGCCCGCTCTCTTTTACTGGTTAAAACCTGATTTAAAGAGAATACAGCCTAAAGGTTCTGCTCAACGTAAGCGCGTATAACGGAGTGGATCTCTTGCGGTGACTGAGAGGCATCAACGGTCTTTATTCGATCTTCCTGTTCAGCAAGCACGTCATACCCTTTGCATACCTTTTCAAAAAATGCCGTGCCGGCATTCTCCATTCTGTCTTTTTCACTGCCTCTGGTTCTTTCAGATGCCAGCTGTGGACTAATCTTAAGATAAAACGTTATGTCGGGTACCACTGCATGAGATGCTATATTGTTCAGAGTGTGTATTTGATCAATCTCAAGAGATCCCCTTCCGTAGCCCTGATACGCCGTGGTAGAGTCATAAAAACGGTCAAGTATCACAATTAACCCATCCCTCAGCAAAGGAATCACCTTTTCAGATAGCAACTCGGATCGCGCAGAAGAAAAGAGCAGCATCTCCGTGACGGGATTCATGTGCAGATCGTCGTGGAGCAGTAAACTTCTTACCTTTTCCGACAGTTCAGTCCCCCCTGGTTCTCTGAATACATGGCACGGATAATGATGTTCCTCCAGGTAGGATTTGAGCAGCTCAATTTGTGTGGATTTGCCACACCCGTCAATTCCTTCAAAAGTAATCAGCAAAATGACTCACGTGTTAGTTAAAATCGTCCATCAGGCTAATGGGCTCTTTTGGCATTACTATTGCGAGTGCAATATACACAAGAAAGAAACTCCCGTAGCCCAAAAACAGTGCCGCCAGGAAAATAACCCGTATCACCGTTGAACTGATACCAAGGTACTTGGCAAGTCCACCGCAAACACCGGATATGTAACTATCTGTTCTGGATTTGTACAGTTTTTGGCTGGTTTGTACAGAAACTTTGTCGAATGCTGAGGTGGCAGCGGCCGAGGCTGTTCTGCGGTAATTTCTCTTTTTCTTTTTCTTCTGCTCTTTTTCGGTGTAGAGAAATGCGTCCAGTTTATCGTAGGTTTCCTGTACCCTCATTTTCTCTTCACGCTCGATTTTTTTCTCTTTGTTTCCGGATGATTTAAACATCGTGAGAATACTAATTCCCAGCATTGCACCTGCGAGATAAGGAAGAAAACCCATGAGCGTATAAACGCCTGGAATGGCCTGCAAGCCAATAATGTCTGTAGCTATAGAGTGACCGATAAAAGAAAAAGCGGTGATGACGAAAGCCAGACCTGAAATGGTTGAAATATTCCAGATACTTTTTTTGGTCTTCTTTTCATTTTCCTCCAAAAACTCCTGCAAAGTTCCCTGCAGTTCCCTGTCGGATATGTTTACAGTGCTTTCCATCTGTTTGGTGCTCATGATATTTACTTTTCTGTATTACCTGATAAAAATGGATACGACATTTTTGGCAGACTGTTTCAGTCTGATATCAATTTTCGAAGTTCCGGAGAATATTTAACCTGAATTCAGAAGTAATCCAACCGGCACATATTTTCCCTAAAGTTACCGGGTGAGATTTTTAATCTTGTCTGATGCCAGTCTCATGCTATATAACACCGCTTTCCGTGATCAACAGATCCAGCGGCACGTCAAATCTGTTTACCGGTAACTGTTTGTCATGCATTTGAATGTCAAAAAGAAGTCCAATTTTTACAGCATCTGTTTGCTTGAGAAAACGATCATAAAAGCCTTTTCCGTAGCCCAGCCGATTTCTTTCATAATCTCCGCTAAGCATCGGAACAAGTACCAGGTCCAGCTCTTCAGGTGATGCGGTGCCCTTACCTTTCGGCTCCGGAACACCCCAATCGTTTCTCTTTAAATGGCCTGTACTGCTGATATGATGATGCGATAGCTGAGTATCACTTTCAATACGCGGAACCACAATATTTTTTCCCAGCTCCAGGGCATTCTCAATCAGTAAATACGTGTCAACCTCGTTTCTGTGATTCATTGAAACGTAGGTGTGTATGGTTTTGGAGTCCAAAAAGACGCCGGTGGAAAAAAGATGCCGGTGGATTTCTCTGCTCTTTGCTTCTGTACTATCAGCATCAAGCGACATTCTGAGCTCTGTGTATTTTTCCCTGAGCTTCTTTTTAATCTTTTTTACGGATTCATCGCTCATAATTCAATGACAAAGTGGAAATCGGGCTTCTCATCGGACAGCAGCTCAAGTAAATCATCCCAAACACTGATGCCGTATTTATTCATAAAATAGATAAAAAGGATCTCTCTTTCCTGGAGGTTGCCCATCGGAAAAAGTGCATTTTTTACCTTTGATATTCGATTCAGCTGCACGCTCTCCTGCTGTTTAACAGAGCGGTACATCTTGCCTTTTAATTTATCAAGCTCATTAAAAAAAGCAGCTGATGCCTTTCCGGCACTATTTTCCAGTGTGGGATCGACCTCTCCCACCCGCGGTTTCATTTTCTCGGTAAGTTCCTGAACGTCTTCTTTCCACTCGTTGATAATGGACTCTATATCCGGTTTGTCACTTTGGCTGACAAATTCTGACTCAAGATCCTCAATACGCTGATTGTACTCTGTCCAGGTAAAAGGAAGGTTTTCCATTGCACGATGAACGGCGTTTTCAATAAGTGTACAGCTGAACCGGGGTATGATTACAGGCATGGATTGACCAAAAACCCGGTATGTATCTTTCATCTGTGCAAAGTATGAGACCTCTCCCGGCCCTCCAACATAGGCTATGGAAGGAAGCAGATAATCCTGCAACAGAGGCCGTAAAAAAACATTGGGGGAAAACTGAGCAGGATTCTCTTCCAGCTTCCCGATGAGTTCAGAAGTTGAAACTGCGGGCATGTGCCCTGAATCATCCCTCCACATACCTTCTGAAAATTCAAGCTTATACCGGGTGCCATCCTCATCTATCCGGAACAGATTGCTTTCCTGAACCATGACCTGGCTATGATATCCTGAATCCTCAAGTTTATCGGATGTAGCCTTAAGTGAATGATAGATCTCCTGCCTTTTTTGAATAGCTGCCTGCAGTACAGGCCTGGTGTGATCCTTGATCCCCTCATGATTGCTGCCGGCAAGTATAAGACCGTGTTTGCCGAACATCTCCATCATCAACTTTCCAAAAGCATTTCCGGCTGTCTGTTTCTGTGAATACGAGGTATCGATCAGCTCCCATAAAGCGTTGCTGAAATCCGTATCGCCCAGAGTCCCTTTTATAACTTTTTTGAGTTTTTCAAACTCACTGTTGAGCAAAATATCAGCAGCCCGCTGATCACGGTTCTGTTCAGTTTCCCATTCCAGGTGAAGAGAGGTATCGCCGGAGGGGATCGTAACAGAGGCAATTTCGTCAAAATCGTGATCTTCATCCCCCATCCAGAAGACGGGCACGAACCGTTTGCCGGAGTCCCGATTTAAGTGAGAGCAGTAGATGATTGCGGTCAGTGTTTTATAAACGGTAAATAGCGTGCCGCCCATAAGAACAGGTTGCTGACCGGTTACAACTGCATAGGTGTTTTCGTCTTCCAGGGAATCAATGTTGGATAGTACTGCCCTGGGAGGATCAAACGGGGAGTT
Coding sequences within:
- the bshC gene encoding bacillithiol biosynthesis cysteine-adding enzyme BshC, which encodes MNFKKTPPELLNFSTLFSDYLNRDKKILDFFEHDPLQENLAQAALNHYTFRGSRSHTVQLLHDYNSPFDPPRAVLSNIDSLEDENTYAVVTGQQPVLMGGTLFTVYKTLTAIIYCSHLNRDSGKRFVPVFWMGDEDHDFDEIASVTIPSGDTSLHLEWETEQNRDQRAADILLNSEFEKLKKVIKGTLGDTDFSNALWELIDTSYSQKQTAGNAFGKLMMEMFGKHGLILAGSNHEGIKDHTRPVLQAAIQKRQEIYHSLKATSDKLEDSGYHSQVMVQESNLFRIDEDGTRYKLEFSEGMWRDDSGHMPAVSTSELIGKLEENPAQFSPNVFLRPLLQDYLLPSIAYVGGPGEVSYFAQMKDTYRVFGQSMPVIIPRFSCTLIENAVHRAMENLPFTWTEYNQRIEDLESEFVSQSDKPDIESIINEWKEDVQELTEKMKPRVGEVDPTLENSAGKASAAFFNELDKLKGKMYRSVKQQESVQLNRISKVKNALFPMGNLQEREILFIYFMNKYGISVWDDLLELLSDEKPDFHFVIEL